Proteins encoded in a region of the Methylosinus trichosporium OB3b genome:
- a CDS encoding RCC1 domain-containing protein — translation MNAFRFVCAAALSLALVAPAFAKSASRMRLLASPDPAKIGRTVRLQAEVDGRGLGPTGKVTFSDGAVVIGAALLSRIGAGQATLTGGATHACAVSAAGGARCWGGNDRGALGDGSTKQRDAPVDVQGLSHDIVAVTGGILHSCALTSAGAVKCWGFNNSGILGDGTSNDRLRPVGVSGLSSGVVAVAAGAVHTCALTSAGAAKCWGYNSEGQLGDGTTSSRRTPVDVAGLSSGVVAITGGREHTCAATSAGAVKCWGYNDRGQIGDGTTSDHSAPVAVSGLSSGVVGISAGGAHSCALTSAGAVLCWGANFDGQLGDGTYENRSTPVAVSGLSSGVVAISAGEYHTCALTGAGAVLCWGSNSFGALGDASTPGSRPIPGPVTGLSSGVRVVAAGGSHTCALTSAGAVQCWGQNFFGQIGDGTNTHRSTPTPVLRLTPAVRGRALLSTRSLGVGAHTLQASFPGDAAHDPSSAAQSQTIVP, via the coding sequence ATGAACGCTTTCAGATTTGTCTGCGCCGCTGCGCTGTCCCTCGCCCTCGTGGCGCCCGCATTCGCCAAGAGCGCGTCGCGCATGCGGCTGCTCGCTTCGCCCGATCCGGCGAAGATAGGGAGGACCGTGCGGCTACAGGCCGAGGTCGACGGCCGCGGGCTCGGGCCGACGGGGAAGGTGACCTTTTCCGATGGAGCGGTCGTCATCGGCGCGGCGCTGCTGTCGCGCATCGGCGCGGGGCAGGCGACCCTGACCGGGGGAGCGACGCATGCCTGCGCAGTCTCTGCGGCTGGCGGCGCGCGATGCTGGGGCGGGAACGACCGCGGCGCGCTCGGCGACGGCTCGACCAAGCAAAGAGACGCGCCGGTCGATGTGCAGGGGCTCTCGCACGATATCGTCGCGGTCACGGGGGGTATTCTGCACAGCTGCGCGCTGACCAGCGCCGGCGCCGTCAAATGCTGGGGTTTCAACAATTCCGGCATTCTCGGCGATGGGACGTCGAACGACCGACTCAGGCCGGTCGGCGTGTCGGGCCTTTCGAGCGGCGTCGTCGCCGTCGCGGCCGGCGCGGTCCACACTTGCGCGCTGACCAGCGCCGGCGCCGCCAAATGCTGGGGGTACAATTCCGAGGGCCAGCTCGGCGACGGAACGACGTCGAGCCGCCGAACGCCGGTCGACGTAGCGGGCCTTTCGAGCGGCGTCGTCGCGATCACGGGAGGCAGAGAGCACACATGCGCTGCAACCAGCGCCGGCGCCGTCAAATGCTGGGGCTATAATGACCGTGGCCAGATCGGCGACGGGACCACGTCGGACCACTCGGCGCCCGTCGCCGTGTCGGGTCTTTCGAGCGGGGTCGTCGGCATCTCGGCGGGAGGGGCTCACAGCTGCGCGCTGACCAGCGCCGGCGCTGTCCTATGCTGGGGAGCCAATTTCGACGGCCAGCTCGGCGACGGGACCTATGAAAATCGTTCCACCCCGGTCGCGGTGTCGGGACTTTCGAGCGGCGTCGTCGCCATCTCGGCGGGCGAATATCACACTTGCGCGCTGACCGGCGCGGGCGCCGTCCTGTGCTGGGGATCGAACTCGTTCGGCGCGCTCGGCGATGCGTCGACGCCGGGCAGTCGGCCCATTCCCGGGCCGGTGACGGGTCTTTCGAGCGGCGTTCGCGTCGTCGCCGCCGGCGGCTCCCATACTTGCGCGCTGACCAGCGCCGGCGCAGTTCAATGCTGGGGCCAGAACTTCTTCGGCCAGATCGGCGACGGCACGAATACGCATCGTTCGACCCCGACGCCGGTCCTTCGCTTGACTCCCGCTGTGCGTGGCCGCGCGCTTTTGTCGACGCGCTCGCTCGGCGTCGGCGCGCACACGTTGCAGGCGAGCTTTCCGGGAGACGCGGCGCATGACCCGTCGAGCGCGGCGCAGTCGCAGACCATCGTCCCGTGA
- a CDS encoding Ig-like domain repeat protein yields MTAFKILCVALSLALAAPAFAKSASRTRLLTSPNPAKLGQTVKLVGEVDGFGGGAPTGTVNFTDGDVALGAGTLSPYGAGQATLTANMWHVCALTSAGGAACWGRNSAGEVGDGTTTRRLSPVAVTGLSSGVVAISAGGSYSCALTTVGGVKCWGVNYAGQLGDGTTLERHQPVAVSGLSTGVVAIAAGSQHSCALTAVGGVECWGSNYYGQLGDGTTENRHTPVTVSGLSSGVVAISAGQHHSCALTSVGSVKCWGGIYTNHSTVPVAVPGLSSGVAAIASGFSHACALTSLHGVKCWGTNNWGELGDGTRTNRSTPVEVSTLSTGVVAIAGGQYHTCALKGDGALFCWGSNDSGQVGDRTTTTRDTPVAVPGHTRGVAAIAPAFGYTCVSMVTGVVRCWGFNASGRLGDGTTRNRRAPKPIPDFTALVRTRAPLLTKSLGAGTHTLRATYSGDAAHSQSSGSRAQTIAP; encoded by the coding sequence ATGACTGCTTTCAAAATTCTCTGCGTGGCCCTGTCTCTCGCCCTCGCGGCGCCGGCATTCGCCAAGAGCGCGTCGCGCACGCGGCTGCTCACTTCGCCCAATCCGGCGAAGCTCGGCCAGACGGTGAAGCTCGTCGGCGAGGTGGATGGTTTCGGCGGCGGCGCGCCGACGGGGACGGTGAATTTCACCGACGGCGACGTCGCGCTCGGCGCCGGGACGCTCTCGCCTTACGGCGCGGGACAGGCGACGCTGACGGCGAACATGTGGCACGTCTGCGCCTTGACATCCGCCGGCGGAGCCGCGTGCTGGGGCCGCAACTCCGCCGGCGAGGTCGGAGACGGGACGACGACGAGGCGCCTGAGCCCGGTCGCGGTGACGGGTCTTTCGAGCGGCGTCGTCGCCATATCGGCCGGCGGTTCGTATTCTTGCGCGCTGACCACCGTCGGCGGCGTCAAATGCTGGGGCGTCAACTATGCCGGCCAGCTCGGCGATGGGACGACCTTGGAGCGTCACCAGCCCGTCGCCGTTTCGGGATTGTCGACCGGCGTGGTCGCCATCGCGGCGGGATCTCAGCACAGCTGCGCGCTGACCGCCGTCGGAGGCGTCGAATGTTGGGGCAGCAACTATTACGGCCAGCTCGGCGACGGGACCACAGAAAATCGCCACACCCCCGTCACTGTGTCGGGCCTCTCGAGCGGCGTCGTCGCGATCTCGGCCGGCCAACATCACAGTTGCGCGCTGACCAGCGTCGGCTCCGTCAAATGCTGGGGGGGCATCTACACCAATCACAGCACCGTTCCCGTGGCCGTGCCCGGGCTGTCGAGCGGCGTCGCGGCGATCGCGTCGGGATTTTCTCACGCTTGCGCCCTCACCAGCCTCCACGGCGTCAAATGCTGGGGCACCAACAACTGGGGCGAGCTCGGCGACGGCACGAGGACGAACCGCTCGACGCCGGTCGAGGTCTCTACGCTGTCGACCGGCGTGGTGGCGATCGCCGGCGGACAGTACCATACCTGCGCCTTGAAAGGCGACGGCGCGCTTTTCTGCTGGGGGTCCAACGACAGCGGCCAAGTCGGCGACAGAACGACCACGACTCGCGACACGCCTGTCGCCGTGCCCGGCCATACACGGGGCGTCGCCGCGATCGCGCCGGCATTCGGATACACCTGCGTCTCGATGGTCACCGGGGTCGTCAGATGCTGGGGCTTCAATGCGAGCGGGCGACTCGGCGATGGGACGACCAGGAACCGCCGCGCTCCCAAGCCTATCCCCGATTTCACGGCCCTCGTTCGCACGCGGGCGCCTTTGTTGACAAAGTCGCTCGGCGCCGGAACGCATACGCTGCGGGCGACCTATTCGGGCGATGCGGCGCATTCGCAGTCGAGCGGCTCGCGCGCGCAGACCATCGCTCCGTGA
- a CDS encoding Ig-like domain-containing protein, which produces MSAFKMFCVALCLVLAAPAFGKSASRTRLLTSPNPAKLGQTVKLVGEVDGFGGGAATGKVTFTDGDVTLGLGTLSPYGAGQATLSVGQWHNCVLDAAGGISC; this is translated from the coding sequence ATGAGCGCTTTCAAAATGTTCTGCGTCGCGCTGTGTCTCGTCCTCGCGGCGCCCGCGTTCGGCAAGAGCGCGTCGCGCACGCGGCTGCTCACTTCGCCCAATCCGGCGAAGCTCGGCCAGACAGTGAAGCTCGTCGGCGAGGTCGATGGCTTCGGCGGCGGCGCGGCGACCGGCAAGGTGACGTTCACCGATGGCGATGTCACGCTCGGATTGGGGACGCTGTCGCCTTATGGAGCGGGGCAGGCGACGCTCTCGGTGGGCCAGTGGCACAATTGCGTCTTGGACGCCGCCGGCGGGATCTCGTGCTAG
- a CDS encoding RCC1 domain-containing protein translates to MTVIEDNICEDSSTPVSVPGLSTGVVAIAAGYGHTCALTATGAVRCWGLNWHGQLGDGTTTSRSVPVPVSGLSSGVVAIATGDYYSCALTIAGAVKCWGWNLYGQLGDGTLQDRHSPVSVSGLSSGVSAISSAALHSCALTRAHGVKCWGKISDGSSGGIVGSTPKDFGTFTGLVAIDAGNSRACALKGDGALLCLKLGQGGVPIAEPIYTRGVVASAGGSACVSMASGAVTCRLTCCNMPKLPSVTALVRARASLLVNSLGVGTHTLRATYSGDAAHSQSSGSRAQTIVP, encoded by the coding sequence ATGACTGTTATCGAAGACAACATTTGCGAGGACAGCTCCACCCCTGTCTCCGTGCCGGGATTGTCGACCGGCGTCGTCGCCATCGCGGCGGGGTACGGGCACACTTGCGCGCTGACCGCCACCGGCGCGGTAAGATGCTGGGGCTTGAACTGGCATGGCCAACTCGGCGACGGCACGACCACGTCGCGAAGTGTTCCTGTTCCCGTCTCGGGTCTTTCGAGCGGCGTCGTCGCAATCGCGACGGGCGACTACTACAGTTGCGCGCTGACCATCGCGGGCGCCGTCAAATGCTGGGGGTGGAACTTGTATGGTCAGCTCGGCGACGGGACCCTGCAAGATCGTCACAGCCCCGTCTCGGTGTCGGGATTGTCGAGCGGCGTCAGCGCGATCTCTTCGGCGGCACTGCACAGCTGCGCGTTGACCCGCGCGCATGGCGTCAAATGCTGGGGTAAAATCAGCGACGGCAGCTCGGGGGGAATCGTCGGGTCGACGCCGAAAGATTTCGGGACGTTCACCGGCTTGGTCGCGATCGACGCCGGGAATTCACGGGCTTGTGCGTTGAAAGGCGATGGCGCGCTGCTGTGCTTGAAGCTCGGTCAAGGCGGCGTGCCCATCGCCGAACCCATTTACACGCGAGGGGTAGTCGCGTCGGCGGGAGGCTCCGCTTGCGTCTCTATGGCCTCCGGCGCCGTCACCTGCAGGCTGACATGCTGCAACATGCCGAAGCTTCCCAGTGTGACGGCCCTCGTCCGCGCGCGGGCGTCTCTGCTGGTCAACTCGCTCGGCGTCGGAACGCACACGCTGCGGGCCACCTATTCGGGCGACGCGGCGCATTCGCAGTCGAGCGGCTCGCGCGCGCAGACGATCGTTCCGTGA
- a CDS encoding regulator of chromosome condensation RCC1: MNFFKFLCLASALALAAPALAQNASRTRLVTHPYSSKAGQTVKLVAEVDGLGGGAPTGTVSFAEGAVALGAGILSPYGAGQATLAGGSYHTCVLGAASDVQCWGDNSYGQLGDGTITDRYSPVAVSGLSSGVLAIVAGAHHTCALTAAGAVACWGPNYFGMLGDGTGVQRLTPVAVQGLSSGVVAIAAGGLHTCALTIAGAVKCWGSNAKGQLGDGTKLDRYVPVAVQGLSSGVVAIAAGAEHSCALTSVGAVKCWGSNEAGAVGDGTSGYHLYRLVPVAVSGLSRDIVAISAGNNHTCALTAARAVKCWGLNTYGELGDGTTTSRNIPVPVSGLSSGVVAISTGATSQFNCALKGGGGVLCWGRNHFGELGDLSVTDRSTPVAVAGHTRDVDAIALGKFHTCISIGSGIVRCWGRNNAGQLGDGTIANRRSPAPVPGFTALIRARATMLTHSLGVGAHQLLTSFQGDALHTPSSGATWHTVNP, translated from the coding sequence ATGAACTTTTTCAAATTTCTCTGCCTCGCATCGGCTCTCGCGCTCGCGGCTCCCGCATTGGCGCAGAATGCGTCGCGCACGCGGCTCGTCACGCATCCCTATTCTTCGAAAGCGGGCCAGACCGTGAAGCTCGTAGCGGAAGTCGACGGCCTCGGCGGCGGAGCGCCGACGGGGACGGTGAGCTTTGCCGAGGGCGCGGTCGCGCTGGGCGCGGGAATCCTGTCGCCCTATGGCGCGGGACAGGCGACTCTGGCCGGCGGCTCTTATCACACATGCGTGTTGGGTGCAGCGAGCGACGTCCAATGCTGGGGCGACAATTCCTACGGTCAGCTCGGCGACGGAACGATTACGGATCGATACAGTCCCGTCGCCGTGTCGGGTCTTTCGAGCGGCGTCCTCGCGATCGTGGCGGGCGCCCATCACACTTGCGCGCTGACCGCTGCCGGCGCCGTCGCGTGCTGGGGACCGAATTACTTCGGCATGCTCGGCGACGGGACCGGTGTGCAGCGTCTTACCCCGGTCGCCGTGCAGGGTCTTTCGAGCGGCGTCGTCGCGATCGCGGCGGGCGGCCTGCACACCTGCGCGCTGACAATCGCCGGCGCGGTCAAATGCTGGGGCTCGAACGCGAAAGGCCAGCTCGGCGACGGGACGAAACTCGACCGCTACGTTCCGGTCGCGGTGCAGGGTCTTTCGAGCGGGGTCGTCGCGATCGCAGCGGGCGCCGAGCACAGCTGCGCGCTGACCAGCGTCGGCGCCGTCAAATGCTGGGGGTCCAATGAAGCGGGCGCGGTCGGCGACGGGACGAGCGGATACCACTTGTATCGTCTCGTTCCCGTCGCCGTCTCGGGCCTTTCGCGCGACATCGTCGCGATTTCGGCGGGCAACAATCACACTTGCGCGCTGACCGCCGCCCGCGCCGTCAAATGCTGGGGTTTGAATACCTACGGCGAGCTCGGCGACGGCACGACCACTTCCCGAAACATTCCTGTCCCCGTCTCGGGTCTTTCGAGCGGCGTGGTCGCGATCTCGACCGGAGCCACATCCCAGTTCAACTGCGCGCTGAAGGGCGGCGGCGGCGTTCTGTGCTGGGGCCGTAACCATTTCGGCGAACTCGGCGACCTCTCTGTCACTGATCGCTCGACGCCTGTGGCTGTCGCAGGACATACGCGGGACGTCGACGCAATCGCTTTGGGAAAGTTTCATACCTGCATCTCGATCGGTTCCGGGATCGTCAGATGCTGGGGGAGAAACAATGCCGGCCAGCTCGGCGATGGGACGATCGCGAACCGGCGGTCCCCAGCGCCGGTCCCCGGCTTCACTGCGCTGATCCGCGCCCGGGCGACAATGCTGACCCATTCGCTCGGCGTCGGGGCGCATCAGCTGCTGACGAGTTTTCAGGGAGACGCGCTTCATACG